Proteins from a single region of Candidatus Methanosuratincola sp.:
- a CDS encoding carbon-nitrogen hydrolase family protein, whose amino-acid sequence MRVAVIQMASGEEKAANLRKAASMIREAAKRGVDLAVLPELFNFLPRRMTREKCIPNAEGEDGESLTLIRELSRELSVAIVAGSIIERDGGRLYNSSYAVAEGKIAGKYRKNHLFNYGKIREGEVFAAGDAPTVLDLGGVRVGITICYDLRFPELFRAEALLGAEVLVNVAAFLQETGRSHWMPLLRARAIENLAYVVAANQAGTEGNRFLYHGRSCVIDPWGRVLRRAGTGEGIITGALSREKTQEARERIPVLMDYKRY is encoded by the coding sequence TTGAGGGTCGCGGTTATCCAGATGGCAAGCGGGGAGGAGAAGGCCGCAAACCTCCGTAAGGCAGCCAGCATGATCAGGGAGGCTGCAAAAAGGGGGGTTGACCTCGCAGTGCTACCGGAGCTCTTCAATTTTCTACCGCGCAGGATGACTAGAGAGAAGTGCATCCCTAATGCGGAGGGTGAAGACGGGGAGTCGCTCACGTTGATCAGGGAGCTCTCAAGGGAGTTGTCGGTCGCAATAGTGGCAGGAAGCATAATCGAAAGAGACGGGGGGAGGCTTTACAACTCGTCCTACGCGGTGGCGGAGGGGAAGATCGCAGGGAAGTACAGGAAGAACCACCTCTTCAACTACGGCAAAATAAGGGAGGGGGAGGTCTTCGCTGCCGGGGATGCCCCCACAGTGCTCGATCTCGGCGGTGTGAGGGTCGGGATAACAATATGCTACGACCTGAGGTTCCCCGAGCTCTTCAGGGCTGAGGCACTGCTGGGAGCGGAGGTTCTCGTGAACGTGGCGGCATTCCTTCAGGAGACTGGCAGGTCGCACTGGATGCCGCTCCTGAGGGCAAGGGCTATCGAGAACCTGGCCTATGTCGTAGCGGCGAACCAGGCTGGGACGGAGGGCAACAGGTTCCTGTACCACGGGCGCAGCTGCGTCATAGACCCCTGGGGCAGGGTTTTGAGGAGGGCAGGAACCGGAGAGGGAATCATCACAGGAGCATTAAGTCGGGAGAAGACCCAGGAGGCGAGGGAGAGAATACCAGTCCTCATGGATTACAAGAGGTACTAG
- a CDS encoding PKD domain-containing protein, whose protein sequence is MSSATPGIMGRRVVLPDVEDQGSFATGLKDPTADQEWWMKENFPVIERIRLNSLALERINAERAARGLAVLSGSDLGAVPLGSEMVLASESALSTEFGLLSDPYALLPSKVDNSLSPAFPPIRSQGAIGSCVAWATTYYQFTYETNLIRGRTASNGDNSMIFSPKWTYNMINYGVDGGAYFSDAYALLLKHGAVSWSEFPYDSNYLAWCLNTSAWRNALNYRPIEYGQIYNANTTQMILDIKAQLANGHVLVIGTYVYSWVQGYVGDDPSTPEDNAFVGQKIAKYMKNTKQGGHAMTIVGYNDEIWCDLNGNNAVDPGEKGAFKIANSWGTSDWNGGFRWVAYDALYPTSTVKSSATWPTTDRATSGILMSGAYTITVSSSYTPKMVAEVTLSHLKRGQLAITLGIGDTTKTAPSWKWTPKALYYSGGNYAFDGTNTICDATFVFDFSNLADYAPESSRWFLEVYDKTAGDPANVKSFKLYKVEPTGDRLLSTCNNLPISVDASQTYIWVDYNSVVENQAPTARVTASPTSGYAPLTVTFDGSGSVDPDGKIVSYAWNFGDGYTGTGAAVSHTYTSPGTYTARLTVTDDRGAASTASVTVVVAEVQTTVTLNAPTNLKVTAGIKYASLTWVDNSNNEEGFYIERAVWVKNKYTEFVRIATVGPNVTSFVDSSAPSGSCKYRVQAFSISLGMVSAYSNVVSVRVK, encoded by the coding sequence GTGTCCAGTGCAACCCCAGGCATCATGGGCAGGAGGGTCGTACTGCCAGATGTCGAGGACCAGGGAAGCTTTGCCACTGGCCTAAAGGATCCCACAGCTGACCAAGAGTGGTGGATGAAGGAAAATTTCCCGGTGATAGAAAGGATACGCCTGAACTCGTTGGCGCTGGAGCGCATCAACGCGGAGCGCGCGGCGCGCGGTCTGGCTGTGCTCTCTGGCTCGGATTTGGGGGCGGTTCCCCTCGGCTCGGAGATGGTGCTTGCGTCTGAGAGTGCTTTAAGTACCGAGTTTGGATTGCTCTCAGACCCGTACGCTTTACTCCCCTCCAAGGTGGACAACAGCCTTTCGCCCGCCTTCCCTCCTATCAGGAGCCAGGGAGCCATAGGTTCCTGCGTTGCATGGGCCACAACATACTACCAGTTCACATACGAGACGAACTTGATCCGGGGGCGCACCGCCAGTAACGGCGACAACAGCATGATCTTCTCTCCGAAATGGACGTACAATATGATCAACTACGGCGTCGACGGGGGCGCATACTTCTCTGACGCGTATGCCCTACTCTTGAAGCACGGCGCGGTCTCTTGGTCAGAGTTCCCTTACGACAGCAACTATCTCGCCTGGTGCCTGAACACCTCAGCTTGGCGGAACGCACTCAACTACAGACCCATCGAATACGGGCAGATCTACAATGCCAACACGACCCAGATGATATTGGACATCAAGGCTCAGCTCGCCAACGGTCACGTCCTTGTAATCGGCACCTATGTCTATTCCTGGGTGCAGGGATATGTCGGTGATGATCCATCGACGCCGGAGGACAATGCCTTTGTCGGGCAGAAGATCGCCAAATACATGAAGAACACTAAGCAAGGGGGCCATGCGATGACCATTGTCGGGTACAACGACGAGATCTGGTGCGACCTCAACGGGAACAACGCCGTGGACCCGGGGGAGAAAGGGGCGTTCAAGATCGCCAACTCCTGGGGTACGAGCGACTGGAACGGCGGGTTCAGATGGGTGGCGTACGATGCACTGTATCCGACCTCGACTGTCAAGAGCAGCGCCACGTGGCCGACAACCGACAGGGCCACATCAGGAATCCTAATGAGCGGGGCATACACGATTACCGTTTCCTCTTCATACACACCCAAGATGGTCGCGGAGGTCACGCTCAGCCACCTCAAAAGGGGTCAGCTCGCAATCACACTGGGAATAGGGGACACGACAAAGACCGCCCCTTCATGGAAGTGGACGCCCAAGGCGCTTTATTACTCAGGGGGCAACTACGCCTTCGACGGCACAAACACTATATGCGATGCAACATTTGTCTTCGACTTCAGCAACCTGGCGGACTATGCGCCCGAAAGCAGCCGCTGGTTCCTCGAAGTTTACGACAAGACCGCAGGAGACCCAGCCAACGTTAAATCATTCAAGTTGTACAAGGTCGAGCCGACAGGGGATAGGCTCTTGAGTACGTGCAACAACTTGCCGATTAGCGTCGACGCTTCCCAGACATACATCTGGGTCGACTATAACTCCGTTGTGGAGAACCAAGCTCCGACTGCCCGCGTGACTGCGAGCCCTACAAGCGGTTATGCCCCGCTGACAGTGACCTTCGACGGGAGCGGATCGGTTGATCCAGACGGGAAGATCGTCTCCTACGCGTGGAACTTTGGCGACGGATACACCGGCACAGGAGCTGCTGTATCGCACACCTACACGTCTCCAGGGACGTACACGGCAAGACTGACGGTTACAGACGACAGAGGAGCCGCATCGACTGCCAGCGTGACGGTGGTGGTGGCGGAGGTCCAGACCACGGTCACACTGAATGCTCCAACAAACCTCAAGGTTACTGCCGGCATCAAGTACGCTAGCCTGACGTGGGTGGACAACTCGAATAACGAGGAGGGCTTCTATATCGAGCGCGCAGTCTGGGTTAAGAACAAGTACACCGAGTTCGTTAGAATAGCTACAGTCGGCCCCAACGTCACATCATTCGTGGATTCGAGCGCCCCCTCGGGGTCTTGCAAGTACAGGGTGCAGGCATTCAGCATATCGCTCGGCATGGTCTCTGCGTACTCGAATGTGGTTTCTGTGCGGGTCAAATGA
- a CDS encoding chromatin protein Cren7, giving the protein MAKCPKCGTEVAKPTKTWKLAPKGKKAITIGLFKCPSCGAFFRSAQK; this is encoded by the coding sequence TTGGCAAAATGTCCCAAGTGTGGAACCGAAGTCGCAAAACCTACAAAGACCTGGAAGCTTGCGCCTAAGGGCAAGAAGGCAATTACGATTGGCCTCTTCAAGTGCCCGAGCTGCGGTGCCTTCTTCAGATCCGCCCAGAAGTAA